The Streptomyces sp. M92 nucleotide sequence CCTGCCTTGCCCGGGCGGTCAACGCCCACGATCCGGCCGGTTTCGCCATCCTCTGCGCCGACCTGGACGACCTGATCCTCATGCGCCGTTCCCTCGGGCGTCCCAAGGACCACCGTCGCGCGGACGAACTCGAGACCTTGCGCCCTTGAGGGGGCTTGGAAACCCAGGCACTCAAGGGCACAGGGCACGAGTCGCCCGTGCTGCCGCTTCTCCAGCGATCAGTGGAGGGTGTACTCGCACATGTGCTTGCCGTCGACACCACCAGGGTCCTCGGCGACCTTCTGGCCATCGACGGTGATCGAGCAAGAAGCCGCGCCGAACTGGCCGTTGGGCAGCTCCACGGGGCCCGGCACGATGGACACGGTGATCCCGACCTCGCGTTGGGTGCCGTTCAGGGTGAGCTTGTCCGACTTCCTCCACGGCAGGGTGACCTGCTCGAAGTGGTTCGTGTCTAGGTTGTAGCCCACCCTGGACCTGCCCTTGCCACCGACTTGCAGAGTAATCTCGTAGGACTTGTCCTGGCCGCCGGCGGCCGGTTTCGATGACGATGTGGTCGTGCCCTTGTCCGCTCGCTCCTTCTTCCCCTCGTCGCCGCTGCCGCAGGCGGCGGTCATCAGCCCGGCCGTTGCCAGGAGCGCCACTGTGGTTGCTGCCCTGCGCATGTGTGTATCCCCGTGGTGCGAATGTGATTCCGTGTCGAAGCATCGTAGGCGGGGCTTCTTCGGCCCCAGGTCGTCGCCGGGGCCTGAGGGGCCGTCGGGCGTCGCCCAAAGGACCGGCGCCCCTGTCGAGGCACGCGAGTGCGTGTGTCGACGAGCGGGGCAGCCGTTCAGGTGGCCGGCCTCCACCAGCCTTCGACCGTGAGGACTACAGGTCCGGCACGCGGTCGAGTGCGGCAACAACCGGCTCTAACGGAACCGGGCGGTGGCCACCCGGTTCGACAGGCGCGCGGTCCGCCGCGGGACAGGCGTCCTTGTCACCGCGGTCAACGAGCAGCTGTGGCCGCCCGGGAGTTTCAGGCCCGCGCCGCGATCAGGTCAGCGGGTTGACGGGAGACAGAGAGCAGCGACCGCATCGAGGGTCCCGTAACGGGCGCTCTGGTCGATACTGGTCTTCCGGAAGGTTGATTGAGTATCCGTGGACCCCGGCTTCCGGATGTTGAGGGCCGGGAGCGGCGCCTAGTTTTCAGGTGTCGGCCGTCCGGGCTGCGAGACCGCGCAGCGACTTCGCGGAACTCGTCCAGCCTCGGTCGACCGACAGTGTGCACGGGCGTGTGGAACGGATCGCGGTACCGCCTCCCGGCTGTCCCGAGCCGGATGGCATGGTGCTGCTTCTCGGCGGTCGGGCGGTGTGCTCCGCGGTGCGCCTCGACCCCGGCAGCCCTTCCGCACGCCCGGGCACGCATGCCCGGCCGAACGGCATGGACGTGGTTCGCCGGAGGAGTGTCCGCGGACGTCCCGCGCTTACGTCTGTTCGGGTGTGTCGTCATCTTGGTACCGTGCCGGAACGGCGCCTTCCGTGGGCCGTTGCGATGGACAGGCTCTGCCTGAGGAGAGCGAGGATGACGGCGTGATCGCGACGCGTGGTTCCGCTCTGCGGCCCCTGGCACGCGCCCTGGCCGACGAACGTGCCGATCCGGTGCTGTTGTTCGTCGAAGGTCTCGCCGGTCAGGGAAAGAGCCATCTGCTGCAGGAACTGGCCGACCTGCCCGAGACGGCGAACACGGTCCGCGTGTGGTGGCGGTGTGGAGCCGACGGCGGGCCGTCGGACGGGGACGGGGACCGGCGAGCGCCGGCCCTGTGGCTGGTGGACGACGTTCACCGGGCGGACGAGGACGAACTCCGACGGCTGCGTCTGGTGCTGGAGGGGCTGGGGCCGGGCTCCGGGGCCGCGGTGGCCTATCGCCCCGAGGAACTCTCCGTACCCGGTCTTCCGCTGGGCAGCCCGCCGATGGCGTACCCGCCCCGGATGACGGTGTTCCGGCACCGGCTCGGGCCCTGGGACGAGGAGCGGGTCCACCGGGCGGCCGTGGAGGCGCTGGGCGAGGACTGTACGGCCGAAGCGGTGCGCACACTGCATGAGCGGACCGGCGGGGTGCCCCGGGCGGTCGTCGACCTCCTCGCCGTACTGCGGGAGCGGCGGCCTGCGTTCACCGGTACGGCAGCCGAGGTGGAAGTGGCCGGTACACCGGCCCGGCTGACGGAGCTGGTGTTGAGCCGTACCTACGCGCTGTCCCCGGCGGACCGGCCGGTGGTCTGGGCGGCCGCCGTCCTCGACGGACCCGCCGGCCGCGACGAACTGACCGCGGTGTCGGGACTTGGAACCGCGCTGGGGAACAGCGCACTGCTGCGGGCCTTGGAGAGCGCGGCCCTGGCGGAGCTGGGCGAAGACCGCTACGGCTTCGCCGTCCCGCTCGCGGCGTCGGCCGTACGAGCCTGTGTGCCCGGGCCCGTCCGCCAGGACCTCCACCGGCGGGCGGCGGGTGTGCTGATCCGCAGACAGCCCGTCGTCTGGCACGCCGTGGCCGAACACCACCGGGCGGCCGGCGACGGCCACAGGTGGATCAAAGCGGTGGAGAAGGCCGCGGAGTCGGCGGCGGCCTCCAGCCGGCACCAGCAAGCCGTCATGCTACTGGAACAGACACTGGCCACCCCGGGCCTTGCGCCCCAGGTCCGTGCCCGGCTGGCACCGTTGCTGGCCCGCAGCGCGGTGACCGGCCTGCGCTCTGACCAGACGGTGGAGGTCCTCGCGCAGATCGTGCAGGACGCGTCCCTGCCGCCGGCCGTGCGCGGAGAGCTGCGGCTCGACCTGGGGCTGATGCTGTGCAATCAGATGGGTCGGTACCCCGAGGGCCGGCGTGCTCTGGAAGCCGCCGCCGCCGAACTGGTCGAGGTCCGCCCCGGTCTGGCCGCACGCGCCATGGCAGCGCTGTCCAGCCCCTACTGGCCGGGCGACTCCATCGACGTCCACCGAGAGTGGTTGGTCAAGGCCATGGCCGCGGCGGACGCGAGCGGGGACGACTCGATGCGTACGGCGGTCCTGGCCAACCGTGCGGCCCTCGCCACGAGTTGTGCCGAGCCGGACGCGTGGGAGCTGGTGAAGCAGCTTCCCCTGGAAGCCACCGACCCCGCGTGTGCCCGGCAGGCGGCACGCGGCCTGTGCAACGCCGCGGACTCCGCCGTCTGGCTCGGCCTGCACGAGCAGGCGGAAGACCTGCTGGCGGAGGGACGGGACCTGTCCGCGCGGAGCGGTGCGCCCTACTTCGAGCACAACGCTCTGGGGGCCCAACTCCTCCAGGAGTGGTGGACCGGCCGGTGGTCGGGCCTGGCAAAGCGGTGCGAGGACTTCGTCGCCGCGACCGCCGACAT carries:
- a CDS encoding helix-turn-helix transcriptional regulator, with translation MIATRGSALRPLARALADERADPVLLFVEGLAGQGKSHLLQELADLPETANTVRVWWRCGADGGPSDGDGDRRAPALWLVDDVHRADEDELRRLRLVLEGLGPGSGAAVAYRPEELSVPGLPLGSPPMAYPPRMTVFRHRLGPWDEERVHRAAVEALGEDCTAEAVRTLHERTGGVPRAVVDLLAVLRERRPAFTGTAAEVEVAGTPARLTELVLSRTYALSPADRPVVWAAAVLDGPAGRDELTAVSGLGTALGNSALLRALESAALAELGEDRYGFAVPLAASAVRACVPGPVRQDLHRRAAGVLIRRQPVVWHAVAEHHRAAGDGHRWIKAVEKAAESAAASSRHQQAVMLLEQTLATPGLAPQVRARLAPLLARSAVTGLRSDQTVEVLAQIVQDASLPPAVRGELRLDLGLMLCNQMGRYPEGRRALEAAAAELVEVRPGLAARAMAALSSPYWPGDSIDVHREWLVKAMAAADASGDDSMRTAVLANRAALATSCAEPDAWELVKQLPLEATDPACARQAARGLCNAADSAVWLGLHEQAEDLLAEGRDLSARSGAPYFEHNALGAQLLQEWWTGRWSGLAKRCEDFVAATADMPLIASDAYIVRGLLALAQGDWGEAARRLSQRGTFSTEDLPVPLTATAAGAVVRLALARQEVEAAAEQARAAWKVVAEKGVWPWAAELAPWAVEALARAGDNATAHTMVRSFSQGLGPGDAPAARAALTWSRAVLAETEAPAHERRDGLLRAAELYRQAAAAYAELPRPYAQALAAEGAARCVLTADPEAHDCPAAKAGATATSADPVSDNATTLSATTELESCAQRFTDLGAVWDAARTRALLRTRQPARKGRPPGRPSHADELSPREAEVAQLAVSGLTNREIAATLHLSPRTVEQHIARAMRKTGALSRRDLDHRLGGAPGNGERRFPTGDSRTVRAVETC